The following is a genomic window from Chlorocebus sabaeus isolate Y175 chromosome 24, mChlSab1.0.hap1, whole genome shotgun sequence.
GGTAGTTAAATAGATGCCAAGGAAAAGGAGTGGGAAGAATTAATGATAGGAATATAGAGAAAGGCAGTGGTCTGAAGATGGGATAAGGGTAGAAATGATGAGTTTGGTTTTGGATGTGCTAAGTGTTTATGGGAACTCCAGTGGAGCTATCCATTAAATGCTTAAATGTATGGAAAGAGGTCTGGGCCAGACATAAAATTTCAGAATCATTGGAGAATTAGTAAGTGTGGATTAGCTCTGGCCAGGAGGAGTTTTAGGAGTAAGCAGGAAGCCAACAACTCAACATTAGGAACTTACTACGTTTGAGAGgtagggagaagaaaaggaggcaGCAAGAGAGTGACCAGAGAAGTTGAAGGCTAGCCAGGAGATAATGGTAGCACAAAAACCAAGAGAAGGGAGATCTGAACAAGGAAAGACTACTGTAAAGAGATCCCATAATATTTGGATTGAAAAGCACTGTGGATAGTACACATTTTCCCTCGTCTCCATTTTCACAGTCAAGGATCCAGTGTCTGTAGTCTCACTCCTCACCACTGCTTCCAGGTTATATCATTTCACATGCAGGTGTTGCCATCCACTAACCTCTGGCTCATTTTCCCCCAGTCACTGAAGACTTTGACCCTGGCTCACTACAGTCCCTTTTCGTGACTGGTTTTAGCATCTGTGTGGAGAACGCTTTTCATTCTTTATGATCTCGCTCAGGACAGTTCCACCTGTGAAATCTTAAACTCCCATCCTCCTCTTGGACCAGAAACCTCTTATCCTTTTAATTCTTACACTCCCTTACTGCTTGGACTCTTCTGGGTTCTCCAAATAATAAGACCCTTCCAGTTTTAACTTTCTTTCGTATCCAGCCTAGTTCATCTGCACTTCTTTCCCTTGCCAGCAATTTTAATCCCTTTCTCCACCGTTTCTCTGTTGGTGAAGGTGGAAGCCAGGATGACTTCTGGGGAAGAACACCAAGACCAAGGGAGGATGAGTATGTTTGTTTATATGCTGGTTGGGCAAGAGAAGCCAGTGGAGAGTAGGTTGttagaaacaagaaaatgtaggaaaagtGGGTAGAGCAGTGTCTTGAGAAGGTGATTTTagcaaaaagatttttaaattagtcCTTGACTGGAGAAaggattcttttctttaaaatagtggagaaagaaggaagtatGGATATATAGATAGAAAACTTTTTTGGTTGAGGCAGGACATTGAGAAGTTCCACTTGATAGTGAGGTCATCTgataagagaaaagagaagtgagGATAAGAACTTAAGATGAATGGTGAAGATCTGAAGTAGCTGCCTAGGTGACTGCAAGAAGATGCTGACTTCTGTCTGTGGGATATATAACAAAGGAGCACGCAGCTGTGATAGAATATCATCAATATGTAGTGGCACCATAGCTGAGAAACATGGCTTTCCCCAGTAGCACTAAGCAGCCGGGTTGCAGGTGCAGAAAGGAGATGACCGGCTGAATTTATCCATCATTACAGTTTGGCTGGGATGGGTAACAGAAATGGTGGAGAAGGGGATTAAAATTGCTGGCAAGAGAAGGAAGTGCAGGGAACTAGGCTGGATATGAAAGAAAGTTAAAACGGGACGGGTCTTATTATTTGGAGAACCCAGAAGAGTCCAAGCAGTAAGGGAGTGTAAGAATTAAaaggataggccgggcgcggtggctcaagcctgtaatcccagcactttgggaggccgagacgggcggatcacgaggtcaggagatcaagaccatcctggctaacccggtgaaaccccgtctctactaaaaaatacaaaaatctagccgggcgaggtggcgggcgcctgtagtcccagctactcgggagtctcgaggcaggagaatggcgtgaacccgggaggcggagcttgcagtgagctgagatccagccactgcactccagcctgggcgacagagcgagactccgcctcaaaaaaaaaaaaaaaaaaagaattaaaaggataAGAGGTTTCTGGTCCAAGAGGAGGATGGGAGTTTAAGATTTCACAGGTGGAACTGTCCTGAGCGAGATCATAAAGAATGAAAAGGGTTCTCCACACAGATGCTAAAACCAGTCACGAAAAGGGACTGTAGTGAGCCAGGGTCAAAGTCTTCAGTGACTGGGGGAAAATGAGCCAGAGGTTAGTGGATGGCAACACCTGCATGTGAAATGATATAACCTGGAAGCAGTGGTGAGGAGTGAGACTACAGACACTGGATCCTTGACTGTGAAAATGGAGACGAGGGAAAATGTGTACTATTTTCTCAAGAAAGCTGCACACACAACAATTTTCTTAGATTTCAGAAAGTCAGAGGAAGCAGGGGTGCTTACAGAACATACAATTGGTGTTCCAAAAAGCAGAAAACCCAGGTTTGGGAGGGAAGATAAGCAGTAATGCGGTAGATGAAGAAATGTAGAAATGATAGAAAGTGGCTTATATTGTCTAGTAGATTTGTGGGATCATGTTCATCATACCTTTGgatataaaagaatattataagaaattaaaagaaatagctaTATTATTCTGATTGTAAAAAGATGTATTTACCAAGAAAATTCATACAATATGAAAAgtatatggtaaaaaaaaatcacctatgaACCATTGTAggggacatatatatatacatgtattagcaaaattataaaaattgtacatgtatatatatatgtgtgtgtatatatgtgtgtgtgtgtatatatatatatttacacacacacactgagagagagtttgtttggttttttttttttgcttttttttttcttttgagacggagtctcattctgttgccaaggctggagtgcagtggttcaatcttggctctctgcagcctccgcctcccaggttcaagctagtcttctgcctcagcctcccgagtaactggaattacaggcacgcaccaccacacccagctaatttttgtatttttagtagggacggggtttcaccatattggccaggctggtctcgaactcctgacctcatgatctgcccgcctcggcctcccaaagtgctgggattacaggcgtgagccacaccgcCCAGCAGAgagagattttatatataaatcattTATATAATGATCAATATATAACCATATAAACatgattttaatgattttattaaatGATTAGAGTGGACTTAATCATGCTAAGAGGTCATTGGAAACCTCAGCAAGAAcagcacacatatatgtatatatgagtgtgtataAAGGATCAAATTATGCAGGCTGTTTTGTAATATCTTTCATGTAAATAATCATTCAATGTAATAAATCTATACTTGTTAGTGATGGCTATATAGGTTCTATCCTGTGGAAATACAATTTATTggctaggtgcaatggctcaagcctgtaatcccagcactttgggaggtcgaggcagggggatcacccaagggcaggagtttgaagttcgagactagcctagccaaagtggtgaaaccccatctccactaaaaatacaaaaaaattagctgggtgtggtggcatacgcctgtagtcccagctacttgggaggatgaggtgggagaattgcttgaaactgggaagcggaggctgcagtgagccgagatcatattactacactccagcctgggcaacagagtgagactccgtcccaaaaaaaaaaaaacaaaaaacaaaaaacaaaaaacaaaaaaaccatttatTAACTAGTCTATTAATAGATATTTAGGATATCTGCAATTTGGGGCTATTATAAAAATTAGgcatgaggccgggcacagtgactcatgcctgtaatcccaacactttgggaggccgaggtgggcggatcacttgaggtaagagttcaaaaccagcctggccaacatggcgaaaccccatttctattaaaaatacaaaaattagctgggcgtggtatgGCGCACACCATAatagcagctactcaggaggctgaggcaggagaatcgcttgaacccaggagtgggaggttgcagtaagctgagatcaggccactgcactccagcctgggtaacagagaaagactccatctcagggaaaaaaaaaaaaaattagtcatgaaatattcttatatattcCTATGGAAGGCTGACATATCACCTGTTGTATTGTGATGATTCCTGCTTGGCTCCCACTGCCAGAGACAAACTGCAGATTCCTTCGAGTGGTACTCAGGGCCTCCATTTATCTGTCTCACTTCTGGCCATGCCCCACTCTAATGCTCTGCCCTCCAGCTGTATTTAGACAATAGAAGTGCAGTTTCTGTAATCTTATTTCTCATCTCTAGGGCTTTGCCAGTGTGGTTCTTCTAGCTGGAATacctttgtttctttaatttgttGAGGACCTCAAGGTCTCAGCTTGGACCTCCCATCGGGAGTGTTTCCCTGGGCTTGCTAAGGTTGTCTTAGTTATTCTTTTCCTCTGATTCCCACAGAACCCTGTACCTGTACTTCGACCTCCCAGGACATTTTAACTCACTTCTTGTTTAGAGTTGTTCCAGAGTGGAGGGAAAAAGCTTCATAAGAGTATGGAAGAACATCTAAATCTCTAAGAGTCTAAGTGCTTGTAACAATGACAACTAAACCACAGCAGAATCAAATgagtctgttaaaaaaaatttttaacacttattttttgaattaaagtTTATTAATTGAAACAGATGCTTTTTTGATAGTTCTTAagtttcttttggttttaaaGTACAAAATCCTCTTCAAAATAGCATAAGATTTAAAAGGGCATTGTACTTGGAAGGATACTGCCCTCTAGTCTAATGGAatcaaagggaaaagaaatgaacaccCAGGCCCCCAGAAGAGTAGAAACCCAAGTGATCTCTTGGCACTTTCTTTATTGCTCCATTCCTGTCTTTCAACCTGCTCTCTCTGGTCACATAAGTCAAGTGTGTAACCCCCGTGCAGTTGTTTATGGAGAAAACATGGAGCAGATATAAAAATAGATGTTAGATGTTTCATCTTGAGTTGACAGAAGCAAAGGGCAGTTCTGAGAGAAGGGTATATGGTTACTGGGCTGATTGAAAGGATAACATAAACAGGAGCTGCTGTAGACTCATCTGGTTTGAAATTAAGTCTGAATCATTTTTACTTAAAGAACATTATGCATGGTAAGCCGTATATTCTGTTTCCGTTGGATTTTGGTCAGATTTAGTCTCTAtgctataaaaatatatgattattgtggtgctctggggaaaaaaatcctatCATGTTCCAAACAAGACAAATGAATGCATTGCCATATAAAATTTGTatgatgattttaaattttaggaaTACTTAACTataacaaaggataaatgtttgaggggatggataccccattttccatgtcatgattattattattttttttttattttttttttttagcacaaaCACATTTCTTTATTAACCAAGGGATGATCCTAATTAATCCAACACACTTTGAAATAGCTACATGTAAAATGTTTGTGATAAAGATAATTGAAcacagtaatgaaaaaaaaaaaaagaaacagtatggagatttgcTCATTGAACTGAGCTTGGTCATTCTCTTAGTTAATTCCTGTCCAAAGTGATGATggaatttttattctactttttcataGATCCGAGTACAGGTGACATTGTTCATGACACAGTCCACCACTAATTTCCCATCTTTCAATTTTCTTGTTATTGTGCTTTCCTTCCCATCCCACTCCTGATGCTGAACCAATGCACCATCTGTAAAGCTGCAGACAGTCTGAGTTTTTCTGCCATCAGCTGTGGTTTCTTCAAATTTCTCTCCCAGGGTACAAGAAAACTGTGTTGTTTTCAAAGTGCTCTCAGTTTTTATGGTGAGGTTTTTGCCATCACAAGTGATGATACAGTCTGGCTTCGCCATTGCGCCCATTTTTCGCAAAGCTATTCCCACTCCTAGCTCCTTCATGTATTCATCAAAGCCTTTGCTATCCACCAGGCGCCATCTTCCTTCCAGCTGCTGAACTGTGGCCATGGTGGGCGCGGGCGGGCTGACGTGCAGAGCGGGGTCGGCGTCGGCGTGGCAGCGTGCTGTGAGGtcatgattattatgcattgcgtATCTgtgtcaaaacatctcatgtactgcataaatatatatacctactatgtactgacaaaaattaaaactgaaaaaaggtGCAAGTCCAGTACTacaatgttaaaaaagaaagaattcttaaCTATAAATCTTTCATATTATAACCTCAGGTTCAAGACTAATAATTCTGTTATGTTTTATTTACAGGTCATGCCTTGACTGCATTGGTAAAAATTCTATCATGTTAGAAAGTCAGATATCTTTATTACCTCCTAAACTTCTGCAACAAGTactcaaaaaaataacattttgggcTGCAGCTAATCACCGAGAAGAACAAAGAGtccaaaaagaagaaacagaatagaaGTATCAGTGGATCAGTAGCAATTAAATTGTTATATACTCTACTATTTAGTATGTCTTAACATTTTAATCAGACTGTACATTTACACTCCTAAATTGCAGGCTCTATTTAAAGGATAAAATTTGGAATACAAATACTCTGTTAAGTGACTATATGCCATgggatatatgaaaaaaagatgtTAATGCAGATTAATTTATATTTGCAAACAAATTTCCTTACAAGCTACAGAACAATTATTCTTTCTGAAAGTAAGTATAGTTATAACAGATTTTAACTCAAATATGTATTCTTTACTGGAAAGATTACATACATTTGAGAATAAGAAATTACTCAAGAACTTCAGAAATCCCCAACgtaatttcataaatatataaatacatgtatgtatgcaaAAACACTACATATACACTTTCAGAAAGAATAAACTTTCTCAAGTCATTTTAAAGTTACCTAAGGTTCTCCTTGAATAACTAATACAGTGGgccaaatattataaaataggcaAACACCAGAATGGTATTAAGTATTGAACTCCTGCCCTTTTTGACACTTACCTAGTAAAGTATTTTTAGGCATCATCATAACTTTTCCTCACCTTTATTCGAATAGAGGAATAAATGTCTTCAATTGTCTCTCCATTACCCCTAAGTTATTAGTTTGTCTAGTTTATATATAAAGACCATGCTTTAAAGTACATAAAGTGGAGGTTTATTTATCATACAGGCTTTGAAACATTGAGAAGcagtatttttattaactttttgagacatattaaaatacattttgcctTAGAAGACTGCTTCTAAAGTAATTTTTGTAAGTAATGAGATGGGATGGTAATCTAGTAATTTGACTTTATAGAAACCCCTCAGTTTGGCCCATACCATTCCACAGAGTTGTGCTCAAGACAGATACTGAAAAAATCTCAtaccttccattttattttcagcaTTACCATCCCTACAGAAATAGAACACTGTATCTTTATATTCCTAAAAATGGTACTTTTGGCATAATTAagaaatttttcttcatattatcacaatcatgcccttccattGAATTACTAATTACAATTAATTACTAAAAAGCTTGGTATATGAAATTATTCTCCACAATATTACCATGCAAGTTatctctgaaatttaaaatgttaaagaaaaatatttctatattgaaatatatataatttataaatgaagattATAGTAGTTTGTAGTATTTCATTGAATTTTAGAgagatatttcatatatatttactgtattttgGATGTGTAAAGCTTCTATTTatgtattgaaattttttttacattttatttattgtacaaAGTATATGTGATTACTGTCTTCGTTTTTGTCAGTGTAAAGCAGTCATTAGAATTGATTgtacaaaaaatatttcattgtcagttttcatttttctcactatTTTTAGGCTAACAGATTTAGAAAATGAATCTCACAAGTAATTCACATCTTGGAAATAATTACCTTATTATGCTATGATGCTGATGAACTTTAGCATCAGTCTTTTATATTTAAggcaaaaatatatcaaaatctgATTAGATATTGATAGATGACATTGAGCAGAAGGAACACCGTTTTAAAATGGCTTCTGGATTATGTGAATGCCTTCGCCCGCCTCTTAGAAGAGCACCTCTATTTTTAAATGGTGTATTTGGAACATTAAAAGTTGGATTAGCCCCCTCAAAATACACAGTCTGATGGGctttaagagaatgaaaatctggccaggtgcagtggctaacggctgtaatcccagcattctgggaggctgaggcaggaggcttgcttgaggccagaaattcaagaccaacctgtctgttaaaaaaacaaaaaacaaaaactcagaataTTACAGTTGTCAGAAAGGATTCTTTTAAGGTTATTATTTTTAGTGTGATATAATAGCAC
Proteins encoded in this region:
- the LOC119619018 gene encoding fatty acid-binding protein 5, which produces MATVQQLEGRWRLVDSKGFDEYMKELGVGIALRKMGAMAKPDCIITCDGKNLTIKTESTLKTTQFSCTLGEKFEETTADGRKTQTVCSFTDGALVQHQEWDGKESTITRKLKDGKLVVDCVMNNVTCTRIYEKVE